One region of Flavobacterium sp. KACC 22763 genomic DNA includes:
- a CDS encoding DoxX family membrane protein: MKIATIIVRVLIGLLLLFASISYFFHLMPEPETTGNFKAFNVGLMASTYLMPLAKSIELLCGIAFVSGRYVTLANILILPITVNILFINYFLTPDGLPIAALLFLGNLFLIYRYWDNYKSVFTA, translated from the coding sequence ATGAAAATTGCCACAATTATTGTCCGCGTTTTAATTGGCCTTTTGCTACTGTTCGCCTCTATCAGTTATTTTTTTCATCTAATGCCTGAGCCTGAAACTACAGGGAATTTTAAAGCATTTAATGTAGGTTTAATGGCCTCGACGTATTTAATGCCACTGGCAAAATCTATCGAGTTATTGTGTGGTATTGCATTTGTATCTGGGCGTTATGTAACTTTAGCAAACATCTTGATCTTACCGATTACGGTAAATATTTTGTTTATCAATTATTTCCTTACTCCAGATGGTCTGCCAATTGCAGCTCTTCTTTTTCTAGGAAACCTATTCTTGATTTACAGATACTGGGATAATTACAAAAGTGTTTTTACTGCATAA
- a CDS encoding anthranilate synthase component I family protein, producing the protein MRVSIRKNIANPKLFKEQLLSWAQQFREVVFLDSNSYPQQYSSFDCILAVDAFTSLKTDYYNAFEDLKQYQQNTKDWLFGYLSYDLKNDIENLQSNNFDGLHFPDLFFFQPKKVFTLKGNELEIQYLMLCDDELQEDYEEIVKVQTETFVTLSGVEVQQRISKELYVEKVNQMLHHIHIGDMYEANFCMEFYAENAIINPLEKFLKLNEISQAPFSVFFKNYKQYLLSASPERYLKKVGDKIISQPIKGTSKRFADLAEDEKSKNILASDAKERAENIMITDLVRNDLSHTAQKGSVEVEELCGIYSFLQVHQMISTITSKLDPQYSAVDVLKTTFPMGSMTGAPKISVMEIVEKIEETKRGLYSGAVGYFTPEGDFDFNVVIRSILYNQENKYVSFSVGSAITSLSIPEKEYEECLLKAKAMHEVLQ; encoded by the coding sequence TTGAGAGTTTCCATCCGTAAAAATATTGCCAATCCTAAACTGTTTAAGGAACAGCTTTTAAGTTGGGCGCAGCAATTTCGCGAAGTCGTTTTTCTAGACAGTAATTCTTATCCGCAGCAGTATTCAAGTTTTGACTGCATATTGGCAGTTGATGCTTTTACCTCTTTAAAAACAGACTATTACAATGCTTTTGAAGATCTAAAACAATATCAGCAAAACACAAAAGACTGGCTTTTTGGATATCTTTCTTATGATTTAAAGAATGATATTGAAAATCTTCAGTCTAATAATTTTGATGGTTTACATTTTCCCGATTTGTTTTTCTTTCAGCCTAAAAAGGTTTTTACACTAAAAGGAAATGAACTCGAAATTCAGTATTTAATGCTTTGCGATGATGAACTTCAAGAAGACTATGAAGAAATCGTAAAAGTTCAAACTGAAACATTTGTCACACTGAGCGGAGTCGAAGTGCAGCAACGCATTTCGAAAGAATTGTATGTTGAAAAAGTGAATCAAATGCTTCATCATATTCATATTGGAGATATGTACGAAGCCAATTTCTGTATGGAATTTTATGCTGAAAATGCAATTATAAATCCGTTAGAAAAGTTTTTGAAACTAAATGAAATTTCGCAAGCGCCTTTTTCGGTTTTCTTTAAAAATTACAAACAATATCTGCTTTCCGCTTCTCCTGAACGCTATTTGAAAAAAGTAGGAGATAAGATTATTTCGCAGCCAATTAAGGGAACTTCAAAACGTTTTGCTGATTTAGCTGAAGACGAAAAGTCAAAAAATATTTTAGCCTCTGACGCCAAAGAACGAGCTGAAAATATCATGATAACCGATTTGGTTCGTAATGATTTATCGCATACAGCGCAGAAAGGTTCGGTCGAGGTTGAAGAGCTTTGTGGAATTTATTCTTTTCTGCAAGTGCATCAGATGATTTCTACGATTACTTCAAAATTAGATCCGCAATATTCGGCAGTAGATGTTTTGAAAACGACTTTCCCGATGGGAAGTATGACTGGCGCGCCAAAGATTTCAGTAATGGAAATTGTTGAAAAAATAGAAGAAACCAAAAGAGGATTATATAGCGGTGCGGTTGGATATTTTACGCCTGAAGGCGATTTTGATTTTAATGTCGTAATCAGAAGCATTTTATATAATCAGGAAAATAAATATGTTTCTTTTTCGGTTGGAAGTGCTATAACATCACTTTCAATTCCAGAAAAAGAATATGAAGAATGTTTGTTGAAGGCAAAAGCAATGCACGAAGTTTTGCAGTAA
- the tilS gene encoding tRNA lysidine(34) synthetase TilS, with the protein MFLKFQNHIVSRFPFLAEKKLFVAVSGGLDSMVLLHLMNQLPYEIAILHCNFQLRGLESFGDQEFIQNYCNQNNIPIFTTHFDTEAFARDYKLSTQVAARELRYSWFYELLEEKNFDYILTAHHADDNLETFIINLTRGTGLEGLTGIPEQNDKIIRPLLPFSREEILKYAEENKIEWREDSSNASTKYLRNKIRHNLVPVLKEINPNFLDAFQKTQSFLQESKEMVEDASIIVYQQVATEVGDDIHFDLNQLKKLPNYKSYLYQWLKEFGFSAWNDIYDLIESQSGKQVLSEEFRLLKNRETLILSPFFETSEKDEYGITENDTEVNFPLKMSLCNVGHTTFGSNKVIFVDSDKIRYPLILRKWKEGDVFQPFGMHGKSKKVSKLFKDEKLSLIEKEKTWILCSNDQIVWVVGMRQDERFKIEKATNKILKIELL; encoded by the coding sequence ATGTTTTTAAAATTTCAAAATCATATCGTTTCAAGATTTCCCTTTTTAGCCGAAAAAAAACTTTTTGTGGCTGTAAGCGGCGGATTAGACAGTATGGTTTTGTTGCATTTAATGAATCAATTGCCTTATGAAATTGCGATTCTGCATTGCAATTTCCAACTTCGCGGACTAGAAAGTTTTGGAGATCAGGAATTTATTCAGAATTACTGCAATCAAAATAATATTCCAATTTTTACGACTCATTTTGATACAGAAGCTTTCGCTAGAGATTATAAGCTTTCTACGCAAGTTGCGGCAAGGGAACTTCGCTACAGCTGGTTCTATGAATTATTAGAAGAAAAAAACTTCGATTATATTCTAACAGCGCATCACGCCGATGATAATCTGGAAACTTTCATTATCAATCTAACTCGAGGAACGGGACTAGAAGGTTTAACTGGAATTCCCGAACAGAATGATAAAATTATTCGCCCGTTGCTTCCTTTTTCAAGAGAAGAAATCTTGAAATATGCTGAGGAAAATAAGATAGAATGGAGAGAAGACAGCAGTAATGCTTCTACGAAATATCTCAGAAATAAAATCCGCCATAATTTGGTTCCGGTTTTAAAGGAAATCAACCCGAATTTCTTGGATGCTTTTCAGAAAACGCAATCCTTTCTTCAAGAATCAAAAGAGATGGTTGAAGATGCATCGATTATCGTTTATCAGCAAGTAGCAACAGAAGTTGGAGATGATATTCATTTTGATTTAAATCAACTAAAAAAACTGCCTAATTATAAATCGTATTTGTACCAATGGCTGAAAGAATTTGGTTTTTCTGCCTGGAATGATATTTATGATTTAATAGAAAGCCAATCTGGTAAACAAGTTCTTTCAGAGGAATTTAGATTATTAAAAAACAGAGAAACACTCATTTTAAGTCCGTTTTTTGAAACATCAGAAAAAGACGAATATGGAATTACTGAAAACGATACAGAAGTTAATTTTCCCTTAAAAATGAGTCTTTGTAACGTAGGTCACACAACATTCGGCTCAAATAAAGTTATATTTGTCGATTCTGATAAAATCCGCTATCCTTTGATTTTGCGTAAATGGAAAGAAGGAGATGTTTTTCAGCCGTTTGGAATGCACGGAAAGTCAAAAAAAGTAAGCAAGCTTTTTAAAGACGAAAAACTATCCTTGATCGAAAAGGAGAAAACATGGATTTTATGCTCAAACGATCAAATAGTCTGGGTAGTTGGAATGAGACAGGACGAACGTTTTAAAATAGAGAAAGCCACAAATAAAATACTTAAAATAGAATTACTATAA
- a CDS encoding protein-disulfide reductase DsbD family protein has translation MNFTQAHQSITSKSIWNKITAFLLFFFFALASNAQILEPVKWTSKMEKKGDKVILIFDGTIEKDWHMYSQFTPDGGPLALEISFKNQKGNYELIGKAKEGKTRTAFNDVFGVDETFFEGKAHIEQEIKIINPNLKTVDVDFDFQVCKEVCINSSKKFSIAVPSTFKMDEVPVVAEAKLDETKVVGLAVDTVKKEEAAQPKVEKTVEAAKEEIPSPAPARSLWSIFFIAFLSGFAALLTPCVFPMIPMTVSFFTKQSKSRAKGIRNAIIYGFSIIAIYVILGLIVTKIFGADALNALSTDVWFNLIFFVILVIFATSFLGAFEIMLPNSWANKADQQADKGGLIGILFMALALAIVSFSCTGPIVGTLLVEAASNGGIAPIIGMLGFSMALALPFMLFAMFPGWLNSLPKSGGWLNTVKVVLGFLELALAFKFLSNADLVLQLHFLEREVFIAIWIAIFGALTLYLFGKITLPHDSPTNHISVGRLYLGLLTFVFTMYLIPGLWGAPLKLISAFPPPPQYSESPFGVGGSGNGAVSAESIKGMPEGAELGPHGIMVFHDYEDGLAYAKEINKPIMLDFTGYACVNCRKMENNVWSDPSVLPILKNDVVLISLYVDDKRELPKEEQFTTEAGDKIITVGDKWTDFMISKYKTNTQPLYVITDLEGNNLNSTKPTISYVSTEEYLQWLDEGISNFK, from the coding sequence ATGAACTTTACACAAGCCCATCAGTCGATAACTTCGAAAAGTATCTGGAATAAAATAACCGCTTTTTTACTCTTTTTCTTTTTTGCATTAGCAAGTAACGCTCAAATATTAGAACCGGTAAAATGGACTTCTAAAATGGAGAAAAAAGGAGATAAGGTTATTCTAATTTTTGATGGAACAATCGAAAAAGACTGGCATATGTATTCTCAGTTTACGCCAGACGGCGGTCCGCTTGCTTTGGAAATTTCATTTAAAAACCAAAAAGGAAATTACGAATTAATAGGAAAAGCAAAAGAAGGAAAAACAAGAACAGCTTTTAATGACGTTTTTGGCGTAGATGAAACTTTCTTTGAAGGTAAAGCTCATATTGAACAAGAAATAAAAATCATTAACCCAAATTTAAAAACGGTAGATGTAGATTTTGATTTTCAGGTTTGTAAAGAAGTTTGCATCAATTCGAGCAAGAAATTCTCGATTGCAGTTCCTTCAACTTTTAAAATGGATGAGGTTCCAGTCGTAGCAGAGGCAAAATTAGACGAAACAAAAGTTGTTGGTTTAGCGGTTGATACCGTTAAAAAGGAAGAAGCTGCACAGCCAAAAGTAGAGAAAACAGTAGAAGCGGCTAAAGAAGAAATCCCGTCGCCAGCTCCTGCAAGAAGTTTGTGGTCAATCTTTTTTATTGCCTTTTTATCAGGATTTGCGGCATTGTTGACTCCTTGTGTTTTCCCAATGATCCCTATGACGGTAAGTTTCTTTACCAAACAAAGTAAAAGCCGTGCAAAAGGAATTAGAAACGCAATTATTTACGGATTTTCGATCATTGCAATTTATGTAATTTTAGGTCTTATTGTAACTAAAATATTTGGTGCAGATGCTCTAAATGCTTTATCAACCGATGTTTGGTTTAATCTGATTTTCTTTGTGATTTTGGTCATTTTTGCTACCTCATTTTTGGGAGCTTTCGAAATTATGCTTCCAAATTCATGGGCAAATAAGGCAGATCAGCAAGCAGATAAAGGCGGTTTAATCGGAATATTGTTCATGGCTTTAGCTTTAGCAATTGTGTCATTCTCTTGTACAGGACCAATTGTTGGAACCTTATTGGTTGAAGCGGCTTCAAATGGAGGAATTGCTCCAATTATTGGAATGTTAGGATTCTCTATGGCATTAGCGCTTCCGTTTATGTTATTTGCAATGTTCCCAGGATGGTTAAACTCTTTACCAAAATCTGGAGGATGGTTAAATACTGTAAAAGTAGTTTTAGGATTTTTAGAATTGGCTTTGGCTTTCAAATTCTTGTCAAATGCAGATTTAGTTTTGCAATTGCATTTCTTAGAAAGAGAAGTATTTATTGCTATTTGGATTGCCATTTTCGGAGCTTTGACTTTATATTTATTCGGAAAAATTACATTGCCTCACGATAGTCCGACCAATCATATTTCTGTAGGGAGATTGTATTTAGGATTATTGACATTTGTATTTACCATGTATTTAATTCCTGGACTTTGGGGAGCGCCTTTAAAATTAATCAGTGCATTTCCACCACCTCCGCAATATAGCGAAAGTCCGTTTGGAGTAGGAGGTTCAGGAAACGGAGCAGTTTCTGCAGAATCTATAAAAGGCATGCCAGAAGGAGCGGAATTAGGGCCACACGGAATTATGGTTTTCCATGATTATGAAGATGGTCTAGCCTATGCAAAAGAAATCAATAAGCCAATTATGCTTGATTTTACTGGTTATGCTTGCGTGAACTGTAGAAAAATGGAAAATAACGTTTGGTCTGATCCTTCAGTTTTACCAATTCTTAAAAATGATGTGGTTTTGATTTCGCTTTATGTTGATGATAAACGTGAATTGCCGAAAGAAGAACAGTTTACAACTGAAGCAGGAGATAAAATCATCACTGTTGGAGATAAATGGACCGATTTTATGATTTCTAAATATAAAACCAACACACAGCCTTTGTATGTAATTACAGATTTAGAAGGGAATAATTTAAACAGCACAAAGCCAACAATCAGTTACGTGAGTACAGAAGAATATTTGCAATGGCTGGACGAAGGAATTTCGAATTTTAAATAA